The Peribacillus sp. FSL P2-0133 genome has a segment encoding these proteins:
- a CDS encoding MFS transporter, with protein MKRYIGGSQNKHFILFLLFVGYLVDYLDRMVMSVAVVSIKEEFNLDAAAVGAILSSFFLSYAIMQIPGGWLTDKLGSRRVLIWSIIVWSVFTVFTGFAWSLISLLVIRFLFGLGQGGYPSASQKGIADYFPRDERPKASAYLMSSNYFGMALAPLVAAPMILFMGWRNMFYVIGLLGILLMIAFWVYFKPNESTAPLKDNRIPMKELLMNSGLWKITVMWFAAGIVNWGLSSWIPSYLMEARGMDLLSMGFYAALPGISTGVAMLFSGWLLDRFFNNLEKYYAAFGMLMSGIFLYMMFTSTSLVAAMVYLNLCMVFKSFAFTVAFALPHKIMSKQVIGSAMGVINMGAQAAGFISPLVMGFIITLTGSYNGAFWFLIACSAISIIAALSIKKNNHMEQPKDVDLLA; from the coding sequence ATGAAGCGTTACATTGGAGGGTCCCAAAATAAGCACTTTATATTATTTTTGCTGTTCGTTGGTTATCTGGTTGATTATTTGGATCGGATGGTCATGAGTGTGGCTGTTGTATCTATTAAGGAAGAATTTAATTTGGATGCTGCTGCTGTCGGGGCAATCTTGAGTAGCTTCTTCTTATCCTATGCTATCATGCAAATACCAGGAGGATGGCTAACAGATAAACTGGGTTCGAGAAGAGTCTTAATATGGTCCATCATTGTATGGTCTGTTTTTACCGTATTTACCGGTTTTGCCTGGTCTCTTATTTCGTTACTTGTCATACGTTTTCTCTTCGGGCTTGGTCAAGGAGGATATCCTTCAGCTTCCCAAAAGGGGATAGCGGATTATTTTCCCCGGGATGAAAGGCCAAAGGCTTCTGCTTACTTGATGTCATCCAATTACTTTGGGATGGCACTTGCCCCGCTGGTGGCTGCGCCGATGATTTTATTTATGGGCTGGAGAAACATGTTTTATGTAATCGGATTGCTAGGAATATTGTTAATGATAGCTTTCTGGGTATATTTTAAACCAAATGAAAGCACTGCTCCATTAAAAGACAATAGAATTCCAATGAAGGAATTGCTGATGAATTCCGGCTTGTGGAAAATAACCGTCATGTGGTTTGCTGCCGGAATAGTAAATTGGGGACTTTCTTCCTGGATTCCATCCTATTTGATGGAAGCAAGAGGAATGGATCTGTTGTCCATGGGTTTTTATGCAGCGTTACCGGGTATTTCTACTGGAGTTGCTATGTTGTTCAGCGGATGGCTTCTTGACAGGTTTTTTAATAACTTAGAAAAATATTATGCAGCATTTGGCATGCTCATGTCAGGAATATTCCTGTATATGATGTTTACCTCGACCTCCCTTGTAGCAGCTATGGTATATTTGAACCTTTGTATGGTCTTTAAAAGCTTTGCCTTTACAGTTGCCTTTGCTTTGCCGCATAAAATCATGTCTAAACAGGTTATCGGTTCCGCAATGGGAGTAATTAATATGGGGGCACAGGCAGCAGGGTTCATATCACCTCTTGTCATGGGATTTATAATCACCCTTACAGGATCCTACAATGGCGCCTTTTGGTTCTTAATCGCTTGTTCCGCCATTTCTATAATTGCTGCGCTATCCATTAAAAAGAATAATCATATGGAGCAACCAAAAGATGTTGACTTATTAGCATAG